One window of Macrococcus sp. 19Msa1099 genomic DNA carries:
- the budA gene encoding acetolactate decarboxylase, producing the protein MNHLYQYSTMGALVGGLFEGTFKMSEVLKSGNYGIGTMDGLDGELVIIEGKPYLIESNGNIREVDAEERTPFASMIEFKPTHTLNYKEILNKEQMDEIILEEIEGMNYFHAVKITGKFKLIKARAVKKQKKPYPKLVEAVKEQGYFDYTDTTGTLFGFYTPHFIQGVGVGGYHVHYLSDDGKEGGHVFDYEIEDVSVEMALAEDLILKMPETETYRQNDLNNPDMLKDIEASE; encoded by the coding sequence ATGAATCATTTATATCAATATTCAACTATGGGTGCGTTAGTTGGTGGTTTATTTGAAGGCACGTTCAAGATGTCAGAAGTACTGAAATCAGGTAACTATGGTATTGGAACGATGGACGGTCTAGATGGAGAATTGGTTATTATAGAAGGTAAGCCTTATCTCATCGAAAGTAATGGAAATATACGAGAGGTGGATGCTGAAGAGCGCACACCTTTTGCGAGCATGATTGAATTTAAACCTACACACACATTAAATTACAAAGAGATATTAAATAAAGAACAGATGGATGAGATTATCCTAGAAGAAATAGAGGGGATGAACTATTTCCATGCGGTTAAGATTACGGGTAAGTTTAAGCTTATCAAAGCACGTGCCGTGAAAAAGCAGAAGAAACCTTATCCAAAATTAGTGGAGGCAGTAAAAGAACAAGGATACTTTGACTATACTGACACTACCGGAACATTGTTTGGTTTCTACACACCACACTTCATTCAAGGCGTTGGTGTTGGTGGCTATCATGTCCATTATCTGAGTGATGATGGTAAAGAAGGCGGCCATGTATTTGATTATGAAATCGAAGATGTATCTGTAGAGATGGCATTAGCAGAAGATTTAATATTAAAGATGCCAGAAACAGAGACATATCGCCAGAATGACTTGAACAACCCTGACATGCTTAAAGATATAGAGGCAAGTGAATAA
- a CDS encoding NAD(P)H-hydrate dehydratase, producing MQLINEIRIPRRKPYSHKGDYGRILLIGGNQNMGGSIMIAARACVYSGGGLTTVATHHSNHTALHSRCPEAMVSDINDIKRLTKLIENADCILIGPGLGLDFQGNNVLTLLFQHIKEEQSLIIDGDAITILSKLKHPFPKCNVILTPHQMEWERISGISIDEQTPELNRIKANEFGAHVILKQHETELYLKSDDYKITVGDPAMASGGMGDALAGIIASFIGQFDTEEAIKQAVYIHSLIGDKLARDMYVVPPSAIIDQLPYMMKELEEDEA from the coding sequence ATGCAGTTAATCAATGAAATACGTATACCTAGACGTAAACCTTATAGTCATAAAGGAGATTACGGACGTATATTACTCATCGGTGGTAATCAAAATATGGGCGGATCAATTATGATTGCTGCTCGTGCATGTGTATATAGCGGTGGTGGTTTAACAACAGTAGCTACCCATCATTCAAATCATACTGCTCTGCATTCCCGTTGCCCAGAAGCTATGGTTTCAGATATTAATGATATTAAACGTTTAACAAAACTTATCGAAAATGCTGATTGTATACTCATCGGACCAGGACTCGGTTTAGATTTCCAAGGAAATAATGTTCTAACGCTACTATTTCAACACATTAAAGAAGAACAGAGCTTGATTATTGATGGGGATGCAATAACGATCTTAAGCAAACTAAAACATCCATTTCCTAAATGTAATGTAATACTTACGCCACACCAGATGGAGTGGGAGCGTATCAGCGGCATCAGCATCGATGAACAGACACCAGAACTCAATCGAATAAAAGCTAATGAATTTGGAGCACATGTTATATTGAAACAACATGAAACAGAACTATACCTTAAAAGCGATGATTATAAGATTACAGTAGGAGATCCCGCCATGGCCTCAGGAGGTATGGGTGATGCCTTGGCAGGCATCATTGCAAGCTTTATTGGACAATTCGATACAGAGGAAGCGATAAAGCAGGCTGTTTATATCCATAGTCTTATAGGAGATAAACTTGCTCGTGATATGTATGTAGTACCACCATCTGCTATTATAGATCAGCTACCTTATATGATGAAAGAATTAGAAGAGGATGAGGCATAA
- the serS gene encoding serine--tRNA ligase: MLDIKLFRTEPEFVKKKLEMRAIDTSIVDEILALDTAARELTARTEELKAKRNKTSEEIAQKKRNKENADDAIKAMREVGEEIKRIDTELNEVSQTLKDKLVRLPNLVSDETPFGKDEDENVEVKKWGTPRTFDFDAKAHWDIVENLKMADFERAAKVSGARFAFLTKDGARLERALMNFMLDTHRANGYEEMVTPQLVNAASMFGTGQLPKFEEDLFKVEKEGLYTIPTSEVPLTNFYRDEILTNDMLPTKFTAMTACFRSEAGSAGRDTRGLIRMHQFNKVEMVRFERPEDSYAALEDMTRSAESILEKLNIPYRTIALCSGDIGFGAAKTYDVEVWLPSYDAYKEISSCSNMTDFQARRANIRFKRDKNAKAELVNTLNGSGLAVGRTFAAVVENYQNEDGSITVPEVLVPYMGGQTVIK, encoded by the coding sequence ATGTTAGACATTAAATTATTTAGAACAGAACCAGAATTCGTTAAGAAAAAATTAGAAATGCGTGCAATTGATACTTCCATCGTTGATGAAATTTTAGCGCTTGATACAGCAGCACGTGAACTTACAGCAAGAACTGAAGAATTAAAAGCAAAACGTAATAAAACCAGCGAAGAAATTGCACAGAAAAAACGTAATAAGGAAAATGCAGACGATGCAATTAAAGCAATGCGTGAAGTGGGTGAAGAAATAAAGCGTATTGATACTGAGTTGAACGAAGTATCTCAAACGTTGAAGGATAAACTTGTACGTTTGCCGAACTTAGTAAGCGATGAAACACCATTTGGCAAAGATGAGGATGAAAACGTTGAAGTAAAGAAATGGGGAACACCACGTACATTTGATTTCGACGCAAAAGCGCATTGGGATATCGTCGAAAATTTAAAAATGGCTGATTTTGAGCGTGCTGCTAAAGTTTCAGGTGCACGTTTCGCATTTTTAACGAAAGATGGTGCGCGTTTAGAACGAGCATTAATGAACTTTATGTTAGATACACATCGTGCAAACGGATACGAAGAAATGGTGACACCACAACTCGTAAATGCTGCTTCTATGTTTGGTACAGGACAACTTCCTAAGTTTGAAGAAGACTTATTCAAAGTTGAAAAAGAAGGTTTATATACAATTCCGACTTCAGAGGTACCACTAACGAACTTCTATCGTGACGAAATCTTAACAAATGATATGTTACCTACGAAATTTACTGCGATGACGGCATGTTTCAGAAGCGAAGCAGGATCAGCAGGCCGTGATACACGTGGATTAATTCGTATGCACCAATTTAACAAAGTCGAAATGGTGCGCTTTGAACGCCCTGAAGATTCTTACGCTGCGTTAGAAGATATGACACGTTCAGCTGAAAGTATTCTGGAGAAATTAAATATTCCTTATCGTACGATTGCTTTATGTTCTGGAGATATCGGATTTGGTGCTGCAAAAACTTATGATGTTGAAGTGTGGCTGCCAAGTTATGATGCCTATAAAGAAATTAGCTCATGTTCAAATATGACAGACTTCCAGGCACGACGTGCAAATATTCGCTTCAAGCGCGATAAAAATGCAAAAGCTGAACTTGTAAATACATTGAATGGTTCAGGACTAGCTGTAGGACGTACTTTTGCTGCAGTAGTCGAAAATTATCAAAATGAAGATGGATCTATCACAGTTCCAGAAGTACTCGTTCCATATATGGGTGGACAAACTGTAATTAAATAA
- a CDS encoding YceI family protein gives MTNFKLDPVHSNVEFSIKHLMVSKVKGEFTEFDGQATGDINDLTSLQLTASVKVDSINTNNADRDGHLKSADFFDVEKYPEIKFVSKSITQNKVTGDLTIKDQTHEETFDLEFNGVHKNPMDGSSVTGFIVNGSVNREKYGINFNQALETGGVMIGKEAKFEVNAEFAIEE, from the coding sequence ATGACAAACTTTAAACTAGACCCAGTACACAGTAACGTAGAATTCTCTATCAAACATTTAATGGTATCAAAAGTGAAAGGTGAATTTACTGAATTTGATGGACAAGCTACAGGAGACATCAACGATTTAACATCTCTACAATTAACAGCTTCTGTAAAAGTAGATTCTATTAACACGAACAATGCAGACCGTGACGGGCATTTAAAATCTGCTGATTTCTTCGATGTAGAAAAATATCCGGAGATTAAATTTGTATCTAAGTCTATTACTCAAAACAAAGTAACAGGCGACTTAACAATTAAAGATCAAACGCATGAAGAAACATTTGATTTAGAATTTAACGGTGTTCATAAAAATCCAATGGATGGAAGCAGTGTAACTGGATTTATCGTAAATGGATCAGTTAACCGTGAAAAATATGGCATCAACTTTAATCAAGCCTTAGAAACAGGTGGCGTTATGATTGGTAAAGAAGCTAAATTCGAAGTTAACGCTGAATTTGCAATCGAAGAATAA
- a CDS encoding DUF2232 domain-containing protein — protein MLLATIIIHFVPGLFLIIAPFLLIPAVTLYYHSKESYYVMSFVILIAVIFASIFTMQIMLSVIFGGYIVGQLLKEKASKERILYILTVFYAVFSLIAIIILQMAGVIPKMADIFAPATDAYYNLLMAEVEKGTVTKTYADLFLTSMDALVLQIPGLLILFLFILSLIQISITFPFVRKFKVSTPNFRPLYMWRIPKVVLYLYFLTLFIALFITDTDVVLLGIVTNFKYVLEWVIFIQGLSLFSFFIKVKRTHPVLNILIYIFAFIFSPVTQIFGMIDMILNLKSNIKRK, from the coding sequence ATGCTATTAGCAACAATAATCATTCATTTTGTACCAGGGCTATTCTTAATTATTGCACCTTTTTTGCTTATTCCTGCAGTGACTTTGTATTATCACTCTAAAGAAAGTTACTATGTGATGAGTTTTGTAATTCTTATCGCTGTTATATTTGCTTCGATATTCACAATGCAAATTATGTTAAGCGTTATTTTTGGAGGTTATATTGTAGGCCAATTATTAAAAGAGAAAGCTTCTAAGGAACGTATACTATACATTTTGACTGTGTTTTATGCCGTTTTTTCGTTAATCGCTATAATTATATTGCAAATGGCTGGTGTTATACCGAAAATGGCGGATATTTTTGCCCCTGCTACAGATGCTTACTATAACTTATTAATGGCAGAGGTTGAAAAAGGCACAGTTACTAAAACATACGCTGATTTATTTTTAACGAGTATGGATGCATTAGTGTTACAAATACCAGGGTTATTAATTTTATTTTTATTTATATTATCCCTTATTCAAATCAGCATTACTTTTCCATTTGTAAGAAAGTTTAAAGTATCGACACCAAATTTCCGACCGTTATATATGTGGCGTATTCCAAAAGTAGTGCTATATCTATACTTTCTTACGCTTTTTATTGCACTCTTCATTACAGATACGGATGTCGTGCTGTTAGGCATAGTCACAAACTTTAAGTATGTGTTAGAATGGGTTATATTCATCCAGGGACTCTCGCTGTTTAGCTTCTTTATAAAAGTAAAACGTACACATCCAGTATTAAACATTTTAATATACATATTTGCATTTATTTTCTCACCAGTGACACAAATCTTTGGAATGATAGATATGATATTGAATTTAAAATCTAATATTAAGCGCAAGTAA
- a CDS encoding DHH family phosphoesterase, with product MNRKYNRQTLIIPFIVMTLAAIIVTGILYTEDAMLAGVTSVILFIIICISYSYFKHSLRQNERYIENLSTVIGNGKNYAISELPIGILLLDENEHIEWYNHFMNEKISEPIISESIHDIFPNLLNQLKVSAVNEANAQYKDYKFKVMFSEENNVLYFFDITDKIETHQLFEDARPVIGIMFLDNFDEVTQNMTDAQRTEINSLMSMEINKWAELNNVYIKRYQSDQFMMFFNQKILHSIEETKFNLLDNIRDKSREIKTHVTLSVGIGEGADNLIELGTLAQSSLDLALGRGGDQVAIKHINGNVRFYGGKTDPMEKRTRVRARVVSHALKDILVEGDNVMIMGHKRPDMDAIGAAIGVARFAKMNNLKANIILNDHDIDDTLSRVMTEIAEKPELNEIFISSEDAWNLMTKRTTLVIVDTHKPEMVIDENILNKASRKVVIDHHRRGEEFVSNPLLVYMEQYASSTAELVTELLEYQPTDYKLTRLEATVMLAGIIVDTRNFTLRTGSRTFDAASFLRNHGADTILCQHFLKDDMETYIKRSEIIQTVVLEDNGIAIAHGPSDEVIHPVIVAQAADQLLNIEGVEASFVVAKRKDNVVGISARSLGEINVQLVMEKMGGGGHLSNAATQIEDMTVEEVISQLRNIIHDEGEE from the coding sequence ATGAACAGAAAGTATAACAGGCAGACATTGATCATACCCTTTATTGTGATGACGCTTGCTGCTATCATCGTGACAGGGATTTTGTATACTGAAGATGCGATGTTAGCTGGAGTGACCAGTGTGATTCTATTTATTATTATCTGCATTTCCTACTCTTACTTTAAACATAGTTTGAGACAAAATGAGCGTTATATTGAGAATTTGTCCACTGTAATTGGTAATGGAAAGAACTATGCGATAAGTGAGTTACCAATAGGAATTCTGCTGCTAGATGAAAATGAGCATATTGAATGGTATAACCATTTTATGAATGAAAAAATTAGTGAGCCTATTATTTCAGAATCTATTCATGATATTTTTCCGAACTTGCTGAACCAACTTAAGGTAAGCGCGGTTAATGAGGCGAATGCTCAATACAAAGACTACAAATTTAAAGTGATGTTTTCTGAAGAGAATAATGTACTATATTTCTTCGATATTACTGATAAGATTGAAACACATCAATTATTTGAAGATGCAAGGCCTGTAATTGGTATTATGTTTTTAGATAATTTTGACGAAGTCACTCAAAACATGACCGATGCCCAACGTACCGAGATTAATAGCTTAATGTCTATGGAAATCAATAAGTGGGCAGAACTTAATAATGTTTATATCAAAAGATATCAATCGGATCAGTTTATGATGTTCTTTAATCAAAAAATATTGCACTCAATCGAAGAAACAAAATTTAATTTACTTGATAATATTAGAGATAAAAGCCGTGAAATTAAGACACATGTCACTTTGAGTGTAGGGATTGGTGAAGGTGCTGATAACTTAATTGAATTAGGTACACTTGCGCAATCAAGTTTAGATTTAGCCCTTGGACGTGGTGGAGATCAAGTAGCGATTAAACATATAAATGGGAATGTGAGATTTTATGGCGGCAAGACAGATCCTATGGAAAAACGTACACGTGTCAGAGCTCGTGTAGTATCACATGCATTGAAGGATATTCTTGTTGAAGGAGATAATGTGATGATTATGGGGCATAAACGCCCTGATATGGACGCTATTGGTGCTGCAATCGGTGTGGCACGATTTGCGAAGATGAATAATCTAAAGGCAAATATAATACTCAATGATCATGATATCGATGATACGTTATCGCGTGTAATGACAGAGATTGCTGAAAAGCCAGAGCTAAACGAAATCTTTATTAGTTCAGAAGATGCTTGGAATCTAATGACGAAACGCACAACTTTAGTCATCGTGGATACACATAAACCAGAGATGGTTATAGATGAAAATATATTAAACAAAGCTTCCAGAAAGGTTGTTATTGACCATCATAGACGAGGAGAAGAATTTGTATCAAACCCATTACTTGTTTATATGGAACAATATGCTAGTTCGACAGCTGAACTGGTGACAGAGTTACTAGAATATCAACCGACCGATTATAAATTAACGCGACTGGAAGCGACTGTAATGCTTGCAGGTATTATTGTCGATACACGCAACTTCACATTACGCACAGGTTCCAGAACATTTGATGCAGCAAGTTTCTTAAGAAATCATGGTGCAGATACGATATTATGTCAGCATTTCCTAAAGGATGATATGGAGACTTACATTAAGCGCTCAGAAATTATTCAGACAGTGGTTCTTGAAGATAACGGTATTGCGATTGCGCATGGTCCTAGTGATGAAGTGATTCATCCTGTTATTGTTGCACAAGCAGCAGATCAGCTACTTAACATTGAAGGTGTTGAAGCTTCATTCGTAGTAGCCAAACGTAAAGATAATGTTGTCGGAATATCAGCGCGTTCATTAGGTGAAATCAACGTACAGCTTGTAATGGAAAAGATGGGTGGTGGTGGCCATTTATCTAATGCAGCAACCCAAATTGAAGACATGACTGTTGAAGAAGTTATCAGTCAGCTTAGAAATATTATTCATGATGAAGGAGAGGAATAA
- the rplI gene encoding 50S ribosomal protein L9: protein MKVIFTQDVRGKGKKGEIKEVPVGYANNFLLKNKLAVEATPGNLKQLEAQKKRVEADKQQELEDAQALKEKLEALEVKVTAKSGEGGRLFGSVSSKQVADALNKQHGIKIDKRKMDLHDGIRSLGYTNVPVKLHNKVSGTLKVHVTEA, encoded by the coding sequence ATGAAAGTTATATTTACACAAGACGTTAGAGGAAAAGGTAAAAAAGGTGAAATTAAAGAAGTACCTGTAGGATATGCGAATAATTTCTTATTAAAGAATAAATTAGCTGTTGAAGCAACACCAGGTAATTTAAAACAGCTAGAAGCGCAGAAGAAAAGAGTAGAGGCAGATAAGCAGCAAGAACTTGAAGATGCACAAGCATTAAAAGAAAAATTAGAAGCATTAGAAGTTAAAGTGACTGCAAAGTCAGGTGAAGGTGGTCGTTTATTTGGTTCAGTCAGCTCTAAACAAGTTGCTGATGCATTAAATAAACAACATGGTATTAAAATTGATAAACGTAAAATGGATTTACATGATGGTATCAGAAGTTTAGGCTATACAAATGTGCCTGTTAAACTTCATAACAAGGTAAGCGGCACATTAAAAGTGCATGTAACTGAAGCGTAA
- the dnaB gene encoding replicative DNA helicase translates to MADYLEGKKLPFNLVAEQSVLGAIFIDNEVLSSVLEVLVPGHFYRQSHQHIFEAMMTLSEKNEIVDIVTVADQMTSDGTLEAAGGEMYLVDLAAIVPSARNVDFYADIVYKDAVKRRLIHTADTIMADGYNETLDLETLLSDAEKRIMEVSTSRGTEGFQEIKDVLTQVFNNAEELDKNQGQTPGIPTGYRDLDQMTAGFNRNDLIIIAARPSVGKTAFALNIATQVATHDRGDETPYSVGIFSLEMGADQLATRMICSTGNVDSNRLRTGTMDGEDWNRFTVAVGKLSKTNIYIDDTPGIRITDIRSKCRRLKQEHGLDMILIDYLQLIQGSGSRSSDNRQQEVSEISRMLKALARELECPVIALSQLSRGVEQRQDKRPMMSDIRESGSIEQDADIVAFLYRDDYYNRGNGEDGEEEVDAGAQEENGEIEIIIAKQRNGPTGTVKLHFLKQYNKFTDIDYAHSDVY, encoded by the coding sequence ATGGCAGATTATCTTGAAGGTAAGAAACTCCCGTTTAATTTAGTTGCGGAACAGTCAGTTTTAGGCGCTATCTTTATCGATAATGAAGTATTATCTTCCGTTCTAGAAGTACTCGTTCCTGGGCATTTTTACAGACAGTCGCATCAACATATATTTGAAGCGATGATGACATTGTCTGAGAAAAATGAAATAGTAGATATTGTAACTGTAGCAGATCAGATGACATCAGACGGGACATTAGAAGCGGCTGGTGGAGAAATGTATCTTGTAGATTTAGCTGCAATTGTACCGAGTGCCCGTAATGTAGATTTTTACGCGGATATCGTCTATAAAGATGCTGTAAAGCGACGATTAATTCATACGGCAGACACTATTATGGCGGATGGTTATAATGAGACACTAGATCTCGAAACGTTACTTTCTGATGCCGAAAAGCGCATTATGGAAGTGTCTACTTCTAGAGGAACAGAAGGTTTTCAGGAAATCAAAGATGTATTGACGCAAGTCTTTAATAATGCTGAAGAACTTGATAAGAACCAAGGGCAGACCCCAGGTATCCCTACTGGATATAGAGATCTTGATCAAATGACGGCTGGGTTCAACAGAAATGATCTAATCATTATTGCAGCACGTCCTTCGGTAGGTAAGACCGCTTTCGCCTTAAATATTGCAACACAAGTAGCAACGCATGATCGAGGCGATGAGACGCCTTATAGTGTGGGGATATTTAGTCTTGAGATGGGTGCTGATCAGTTAGCAACACGTATGATTTGTAGTACAGGGAACGTAGATTCTAATAGATTACGTACAGGAACAATGGATGGAGAAGACTGGAATCGTTTCACAGTAGCAGTGGGTAAGCTATCTAAGACAAATATATATATAGATGATACACCAGGTATCCGTATTACAGATATCCGTTCTAAGTGTAGAAGACTAAAACAAGAACATGGATTAGATATGATACTGATTGATTATCTTCAACTTATTCAAGGTTCAGGAAGTCGTTCCAGTGACAACAGACAACAAGAAGTATCAGAAATCTCGCGTATGCTGAAAGCTTTAGCTAGAGAACTAGAATGTCCTGTAATTGCGTTATCACAGTTATCTCGTGGCGTGGAACAAAGACAGGATAAACGTCCAATGATGAGTGATATTCGTGAATCAGGTTCGATTGAGCAAGATGCAGATATCGTTGCATTCTTATATCGAGATGATTATTACAATCGTGGTAATGGTGAAGATGGTGAAGAAGAAGTAGATGCAGGGGCTCAAGAGGAAAACGGGGAAATAGAAATTATTATTGCGAAGCAACGTAATGGTCCGACAGGAACAGTTAAACTTCATTTCTTAAAGCAATATAACAAATTTACAGATATTGATTATGCACATTCAGATGTATATTAA
- a CDS encoding adenylosuccinate synthase, which produces MSSIVVVGTQWGDEGKGKITDFLAEEANVIARFSGGNNAGHTIKFGGETYKLHLVPSGIFYSDKLSVIGNGVVVDPVALLKELDALNERGVKTDNLRISNRAQVILPYHLKQDELEEEKRGDNKIGTTKKGIGPSYVDKVQRIGIRMADLLDKETFETKLKENLAMKNEMFEKLFNAEGFKFEEIFDEYYAAGQRLKEYTVDTAKVLDDAFMSEEKVLFEGAQGVMLDIDHGTYPFVTSSNPIAGNVTVGTGVGPTFIDKVVGVCKAYTSRVGDGPFPTELFDEDGHHIREVGREYGTTTGRPRRVGWFDSVVLRHSRRASGITDLSINSIDVLTGLETVKICTAYELDGKEITEYPANLNELNRCKPIFEELPGWTEDVTSCKSLNELPDNARRYLERISELCNVKISIFSVGPDRNQTNLLENLWKK; this is translated from the coding sequence ATGTCATCAATCGTAGTTGTTGGGACTCAATGGGGAGACGAAGGTAAAGGTAAAATCACGGACTTTTTAGCAGAAGAAGCAAACGTTATTGCGCGTTTTTCAGGTGGTAATAACGCAGGGCATACAATTAAATTTGGTGGAGAAACATACAAATTGCATTTAGTACCATCAGGTATTTTCTATTCAGATAAACTATCTGTTATTGGAAATGGTGTAGTAGTAGATCCTGTTGCATTATTAAAAGAATTAGATGCACTGAATGAACGTGGTGTAAAAACTGATAACTTACGTATTTCAAACCGTGCACAAGTTATTTTACCGTATCATTTAAAACAAGATGAATTAGAAGAAGAAAAACGCGGTGATAATAAGATTGGTACAACGAAAAAAGGAATCGGACCATCTTATGTAGATAAAGTACAACGTATCGGTATTCGTATGGCGGATTTACTTGATAAAGAAACGTTCGAAACAAAGTTAAAAGAAAACTTAGCAATGAAAAACGAAATGTTTGAAAAATTATTCAATGCTGAAGGATTTAAATTTGAAGAAATCTTTGATGAGTATTATGCAGCTGGGCAACGCCTAAAAGAATATACAGTAGATACTGCAAAAGTATTAGACGATGCATTTATGTCAGAGGAAAAAGTGTTATTTGAAGGTGCTCAAGGAGTGATGCTTGATATCGATCACGGGACATACCCATTCGTTACTTCAAGTAACCCGATTGCAGGGAACGTAACAGTTGGTACAGGTGTAGGCCCAACGTTTATAGATAAAGTTGTCGGTGTATGTAAAGCTTACACATCACGTGTAGGGGATGGACCATTCCCAACTGAATTATTTGATGAAGATGGTCATCATATTCGTGAAGTGGGTCGTGAATACGGAACGACTACTGGACGTCCACGTCGTGTAGGTTGGTTTGACTCTGTTGTATTACGCCATTCTCGCCGTGCAAGTGGTATTACGGACTTATCAATTAACTCAATTGATGTATTAACAGGTTTAGAAACTGTTAAGATCTGTACAGCATATGAATTGGATGGTAAGGAAATTACAGAATACCCAGCGAATTTAAACGAATTAAATCGTTGTAAGCCGATTTTCGAAGAATTACCAGGATGGACTGAAGACGTGACTTCATGTAAATCATTGAACGAGCTACCTGATAACGCACGTCGTTACTTAGAACGTATCTCTGAGTTATGTAACGTTAAGATTTCTATCTTCTCAGTTGGACCAGATAGAAATCAAACGAACTTACTTGAAAACTTATGGAAAAAATAA
- a CDS encoding YitT family protein, protein MDITSAKPIKTHKKLPLKEKLKRFMIITIGAILMAIALELFLVPNNLLDGGIVGISIMISHFLKLPIGLFIFLLNIPFFYLGYKQIGKTFALSTLYGIGILSIGTALLHPVPAFADEKFLVTIFGGVILGLGVGLVIRYGGSLDGTEILAILINNKTPFSVGEIVMVINFFIYTAAGFVFTWESAMYSVIAYFIASKTIDIVQQGLDESKSVWIISDQYEEIGDAINDRLGRGVTYLKGEGAYTGDDKKVIFCVITRLEEFKLKDIVNHYDDSAFVAIGNVSEVKGGRFKKKDIH, encoded by the coding sequence ATGGATATAACTTCCGCAAAACCTATTAAAACCCATAAAAAACTTCCGTTAAAAGAAAAATTAAAACGGTTTATGATCATTACAATTGGCGCGATTCTAATGGCCATTGCACTTGAATTATTTCTCGTACCTAATAATCTATTAGATGGTGGTATTGTTGGTATATCGATCATGATAAGCCATTTCTTAAAATTGCCTATTGGACTCTTTATTTTCTTATTAAACATCCCTTTTTTCTACCTTGGTTATAAACAGATTGGTAAAACATTCGCACTCTCTACGCTCTATGGTATCGGTATACTATCCATCGGTACAGCACTATTACATCCAGTACCCGCATTTGCAGATGAAAAGTTTTTGGTCACTATCTTTGGTGGTGTCATTCTTGGACTCGGTGTTGGACTTGTTATCCGTTACGGAGGCTCTCTTGATGGTACAGAGATTCTTGCGATACTTATCAACAATAAGACTCCCTTTTCAGTAGGTGAAATTGTTATGGTCATTAACTTCTTTATCTACACCGCTGCAGGCTTTGTATTTACTTGGGAATCTGCCATGTATTCTGTTATTGCTTACTTTATCGCATCTAAAACCATCGATATTGTACAGCAAGGTCTCGACGAATCGAAATCTGTATGGATCATCAGCGATCAATACGAAGAAATTGGAGATGCTATTAATGATCGTCTCGGTCGTGGTGTTACTTATTTGAAAGGGGAAGGAGCATACACTGGTGATGACAAGAAAGTCATCTTCTGTGTCATTACGCGATTAGAAGAATTTAAACTTAAAGATATCGTCAATCATTATGATGACAGCGCCTTTGTTGCCATTGGGAACGTCTCTGAAGTTAAAGGCGGCAGATTTAAAAAGAAAGATATACATTAA